The DNA region AGCTTGTCGTGGATCTCCGTGACCTCGGCGCTGCGCTTGACCGCGTCGGCTTCCTTGTCGAGCGCGGAACGCACGGCGACGAGCAGATGATCGTCGTCGAACGGCTTCTCGAGGAAATCGATGGCGCCGATCTTCATCGCCTCGACCGCGAGGGCGATGTCGCCGTGACCGGTGATGACGATCACCGGCAACTCGGGCTTCGTCTCTTTCACGCGCTTGAGCAGGTCGATGCCGGTGATCTCCGGCATGCGGACATCGGTGATGACGCAGCCGAAGCGAACCTCCGACAGAACGTCCAGAAAGGCCTGAGCCGAATCGAAGCCGCGGACGGTCATGTTCGCGGTCTTCAACAGGAACTCGAGCGACTGCCGGACGGCTTCGTCGTCATCCACCACATAGATGACAGGCTCAGGCTGCATCGTCGACATCCCCTTCCTTTACGACGACAAGCGTGAAGTTGAAGATGGTGCCGCCGCCCGGATTGGGCTCCACCCAGATGCGGCCGCCATGGGCTTCAATGATGGTGCGCGAGATCGAAAGCCCGACCCCCATACCGTGACGCTTGGTCGTGATGAACGGCTGGAATAGCTGCTCCGCCACCTCCGGCGCAATACCGCTGCCGGTATCGGCGACGCTGACGCGCACATGGGTGTCGCCCACCGGCACGACCGTGATCACGAGATCGCGGGCCGTGGAGGCCTCCATGGCGTCCATCGCATTGCGGATGAGGTTGAGCAGCACTTGCTGGATCTGCACGCGGTCGGCAAGCACCAGGTCGACCGCCGGGTCGAACTTGAACTGCACGCGGATGCCGCGGTCCTTGACGCCGACCAGGGCCAGCGCGCTCGCCTCCTCCACCAGCTTGGTGATGCTTTCGACGCGGCGTTCGCTTTCGCCACGCTGCACGAATTCGCGCAACCGCCGGATGATCTGACCGGCGCGCATCGCCTGATCGGCGGCCTTGTCGAGCGCGTCGCGCAGCGTCACCGATTTGTCGTCGGTCGCACTGTCCAGCATGCGCTTCGAGCCCTTCAGATAGTTCGAGATCGCCGACAGCGGCTGATTCAGTTCGTGCGCGAGCGTGGAGGCCATCTCGCCCATGGCGGTAAGACGGGAAATATGCACGAGCTCGGATTGCAGCTCTTGCAGCCGCGCTTCCGTCTTCTGCCGCTCGGTGAGATCGCGGATGAAGCCGGTGAAGAAGCGCCGTTCGCCGCTGCGCATCTCGCCG from Pseudolabrys taiwanensis includes:
- the fixJ gene encoding response regulator FixJ → MQPEPVIYVVDDDEAVRQSLEFLLKTANMTVRGFDSAQAFLDVLSEVRFGCVITDVRMPEITGIDLLKRVKETKPELPVIVITGHGDIALAVEAMKIGAIDFLEKPFDDDHLLVAVRSALDKEADAVKRSAEVTEIHDKLAALSNRERQVLEGLVAGHANKNIAFDLGISPRTVEIYRANLMTKMGANSLSDLVRMAMTAGILESSNKSR
- a CDS encoding PAS domain-containing sensor histidine kinase, yielding MSQAFEKHRFLDLYERSLLSRYGIAPVVVALSLAMRALLLPVLEDDTVYLYFVPAVLISAGLGGLGPGLLATALSIAAAIVVVRGEADPFATAMVVNGVAFAVIGTGMSWGGELLRRSRARTNIMTRDALASAAHVQSILDTIPEAMIVIDEHGIMSSFSTAAERLFGYTASEALGQNVKVLMPSPYRQHHDGYIERYLNTGERRIIGIGRVVVGQRKDGTTFPMELAVGEMRSGERRFFTGFIRDLTERQKTEARLQELQSELVHISRLTAMGEMASTLAHELNQPLSAISNYLKGSKRMLDSATDDKSVTLRDALDKAADQAMRAGQIIRRLREFVQRGESERRVESITKLVEEASALALVGVKDRGIRVQFKFDPAVDLVLADRVQIQQVLLNLIRNAMDAMEASTARDLVITVVPVGDTHVRVSVADTGSGIAPEVAEQLFQPFITTKRHGMGVGLSISRTIIEAHGGRIWVEPNPGGGTIFNFTLVVVKEGDVDDAA